A section of the Deltaproteobacteria bacterium genome encodes:
- a CDS encoding ABC transporter ATP-binding protein yields MRTSGVEFGYRVESVLAGVDLAIRDGEMVGIVGPNGSGKSTLLRILAGLLDPRRGEVRLFEKPARDYARLEAARYIAYVAQDLAPVFGYTVAEF; encoded by the coding sequence ACCGCGTCGAATCGGTGCTGGCCGGTGTCGATCTCGCCATCCGCGACGGCGAGATGGTCGGCATTGTCGGACCCAACGGCTCGGGCAAGTCCACCCTGCTGCGCATCCTCGCGGGGCTGCTCGATCCCCGGCGCGGCGAGGTCCGTCTCTTCGAAAAACCCGCCCGCGATTACGCCCGGCTCGAAGCGGCGCGCTATATCGCCTACGTCGCACAGGATCTCGCGCCGGTCTTCGGCTATACCGTTGCCGAATTC